The genome window TGCAGAAAAAATTGATTCGGTGCTGAACTATTTAGTCCAATTCGGTGTAAAGTCTCTCTTAAGTACTCCCCCTACACTTGAAGATCTCTTCATGCGTTATTATGGTGATGAATACACCCCAGAAGATGCGGCCGTGGAGTGAATTTAAATGAAAATGGAAAATCTTTCTGGTACCAGGGCCTTAATCCGCCTAATTCTTCGCAGAGATCGCATAATCATACCAGTTCTATTTTTATTCCTTATTTTAATATTTGTCAGCATCGCTGCCAGTTTTGTTAATCTTTATGCGGACGCTGCACTAAGAGAAGCCCTGGTTTTACAGATTTCTAGTAATCCAGGTATTGTTCTAACTTTAGGCCCTATTCAAAACTCTTCAATTGGTGGCCTGGTGGCCTGGCGTAGTGCTGTATTTGGCCCTATCTTAGTAGCATTGGTAAGTATCTTTCTCATGATTCGACATACTCGTAGTGAGGAAAGAAAAGGGCGTCTTGAGCTATTAAATTCCACGGCAGTTGGTCGGCAGGCGACACTAACTTCAGCTTTAATTACCACTTGCGGTGTTAATATGCTCCTGGGGATAGTAATTTTACTATCTTTTCTGGGGTTGGGACTTCCATGGGAAGGTTCACTGGCCCTGGCATTATCCATGGTTGCCTTTGGGTGCCTTTTTGCAGCCATTACTGCAGTAATGGTACAGTTAACCGAAAGTTCAAGTGAGGCACGATACCTCAGTGTGGCTATTTTAATAGCTTTTTTCATATTACGCATCATAGGGTGGGATGAAGGAGGCACCAACTGGTTTTTCTGGCTTTCACCCCTGGGATGGGTGCAGAATATCCGTGCTTTTGCTGGTGAAGAATGGTGGATTTTTGGATTATTCGCTGTTTTGACCATGGGATTAATTGCTTTAGCCTATTATCTCTCTTCAGTGCGAGATTTAGGGGCAGGGATTTTACCACAAAGAAGTGGTCCTAATCGGGCATCATTTACATTAGGCAGTACCCTGGGACTGGCCTGGAGACTACAAAGGGGAATGTTACTATTTTGGATAGCAGGGTTTGCTTTAATGGGAGTTTTTATTGGATACTCTGCCCAGACTGTTTCCAATATATTTATTGATAATCCACAGTTTTTGAATATCATCTCCCAAATTGGTAAGGGCACAGAACCATTGGATATTTATATAAATTTCATGCTGGTATTATTTGGTCAGATATTTGCCATTTATGGGATTTTATCGGTATTGAAATTACGTTCTCAGGAAGTAAAAA of Methanobacteriales archaeon HGW-Methanobacteriales-1 contains these proteins:
- a CDS encoding ABC transporter permease yields the protein MKMENLSGTRALIRLILRRDRIIIPVLFLFLILIFVSIAASFVNLYADAALREALVLQISSNPGIVLTLGPIQNSSIGGLVAWRSAVFGPILVALVSIFLMIRHTRSEERKGRLELLNSTAVGRQATLTSALITTCGVNMLLGIVILLSFLGLGLPWEGSLALALSMVAFGCLFAAITAVMVQLTESSSEARYLSVAILIAFFILRIIGWDEGGTNWFFWLSPLGWVQNIRAFAGEEWWIFGLFAVLTMGLIALAYYLSSVRDLGAGILPQRSGPNRASFTLGSTLGLAWRLQRGMLLFWIAGFALMGVFIGYSAQTVSNIFIDNPQFLNIISQIGKGTEPLDIYINFMLVLFGQIFAIYGILSVLKLRSQEVKRYSEFLLTNTVSRTKWALTNLSLALIGPAIIMVIFISCYSISYGLISGNMGQNLPQLLSAAIVYLPAIWVMVGISMALFGILPRLTSLSWVALGLLLIINLLADFLDINQWILNISPFTHVPNLLLGDTIGWPLGIVLVVALVLILMGILGFQRRDIA